agtaattgttattttatctttcttttagGTAGATCACAGTAATATCACAATGAAATCATCTCTCGtgtgtttaatttttacttttttggttgttttaatTGGTGCTGATAGTAACGCAGACACAGCGGTTATAAATGCACCATCTGGACCAATCAAAGGACTTAGACTGAATTATCCCAAAACAGGAGAACCGTTATTTGAATTCAGGGGAATACCCTTTGCGAAACCACCGATTGGCTCATTGAGATTCCAAAAAACAGAACCactagaaaaaagaaaagaagtaCACGATGGAACAAAGTACGGACACATCTGTATGCAGCCGGGTATCGATTTCATACCTGAATCTAGTAGACCAGCCATGTCGGAAGATTGTTTGGTATTGAATGTCTACGTTCCAAGAAAGTTACAAGGTCAAAAATTATCAGTTATGGTATGGATACACGGTGGTGGTTTTTGGATTGGTTATGGACACCAATACGATGGTGGAAAACTTGCTATGGAAGGAAATGTTATTATTGTAACAATAAACTATAGACTTGGTGCATTTGGCCTTTTTTCTGTAGGTCATTCTGCAGCAAGAGGTAACTATGGTTTATGGGATCAAAAGATGGCACTCCAATGGGTACATGATAATATAGAATCATTTGGAGGTAATCCCGAGTCTGTTACACTATTTGGTGAATCCGCGGGGGGAATGAGTGCATCATTCCAATCACTTATACCTTCAAATAAAGGACTTTTTCAGCGAGTTATTGCACAGAGTAGTGTTGTATCTAGATTTGTACTTCTAAAAGATAGCAGTGTTGAAAAATTTGTAGCAGAAATAGCTGAAAAATCTTCCTGTCCATTTgatgataaacaaatattcGTTGACTGTTTAAGACAGAAAACTGCTGATGAATTTCTTAAATTATCCGACGTATTTGCTTCAATGCCAACGGACAAGATGATGTTTGATTGCCTTGGAATGCCGGTCGTAGATCATGAACTGTTTCTAGAACATCCAATTAAAAGTCTTGAAGACAAGTCATCAGATGTGTCCCATTTTTTCCGTTCTCTAGATTTCATGGCGGGAGCTACTTCTAACGAAGGATCCGtattatatatgatgtttcCACCAAGCTTTCAAGAACACTATGCCTTTAATGTTACTGAAGGTATTCCATACAAAGCACTTTGTGACGGAATAGTATCACCCTTAGTGGAATTGTGGTATGCTAACAACTCAGACGTCAAGGACAAACTATGTAAATATTATTCCGCAGAGTCTATCGCAGATCAATCTTTAAAAGCAACAGATGCCTGGGctgacattttatttaattttgctaTCAATAAAATGTTAGAATATCACTCTGGAGGTAACACATATCAATATGTGGTATCAAAATTAAGTCCAAAACCTGTCGGCGGGCCTCCTCCGTCATGGTTCAAAGGTGTCGGGCATGGTGATGAATTACTTTACTTTTTCAACATTACACAGTTTCTGTCACTGGACGAAGAAGTGGTACTGAATAATGAAGATAAggattttgaaaagaaaatgataagCTATTGGACATATTTTGCTAAGACTGGGTAAGTCGAAAATGACGATTAAgttttttttgccaaaaaagtCCAGCAAGACTTGAAGTCCACTTACAATCATATCTCCGCAGGTACTCCTGTAGTAATTTTTTTTCGCGTGCATCAGCTTTTATGTTACTTATGTTTTATATAGAACAATGAATCAGCACCTGTACATGGAATATAATTCTCCCAGTTGATACGATAAATCGaagcttgcatttcctatcatggaCTTGTTATTTGAAAGAAAGGTTTCAAACCTAAGGTTTCATAATATGATGGAATTAAAGTAATTCCGCTTACAAAATTTACAGACACGGCATGCATCGTGCATTTTGATAACTgttggaatatctgtttcacagtaGTTGCGGAACCGTAACTCTTATggtcctttttatttatttttcatacgCCCGTCTAAGGTGGGACGTATTATTGTAAActgttgtccgtccgtccgtccacACTTCAGTCACTATGATTACTAAAAAAAAGCTTCCACAAACTTTGATGACActttgttgaattatttatatctattgacgtaagctccctttcgatttttataaatttcaggtTTTTCGTTTCCGTGTTATGAAGTTTTAtccttaaaaaagggggatttttaagttttctgaCAATAACTCGAAAATGCTTCCATCAACtttaatgaaactttggtgaataattgtttatatctattggtgTATGCTCCTTttcgatttttataaatttcagattttacgtttccgtgtaatgaatttttatgcttaaaaggGGGATTCAGTTGTCGGACAATCACTCTTAAACCCTTTGCTacctttcaattttttataaattttagattttatgtttttttcagttatgAATTTATACTtgaaaaggggggattttccagtaTTTggacaaaaactcaaaaacactttccaattttataaaactttgctgaattgtttatatctattgatgtaagatCCCTTAtgatttatatgaatttttgatttgacatttttggtgTTATGCAGTCTTattcttaaaaacaatgagGCTTTTTTCCCCAGTTTTTCGgataataaatcaaaaatgctttcagcagTGTATGATGAAACTATTGTGacttgtttatatctattgaactAAGTACCCtttgtgttttatataatttcttaTTTGATGTTGTACAGTTGTGGAATTTTtcttcttgaaaaaaatgtcggAAACGATCAAGGAAAAATCGTAGAATAAAGCCTaattaatgaagaaaaaaaaaatcatttacagcATAAAGACAAGCTAAACGGAAAACAGACGTATCATGCGCTTTTAGCatatggtcatcaaaaaagttaaaaaaaataacataaggacctaagagctacggttccgcTGCTAGTTTCACAGATTACGATGGATATATTCGAATTGTTCTAAATACAGCCACGTCCTCTCTTACTAGAATTTTGCATCACCGAATTTGACATACATCAAACTTGTAAGATTACTGGTGCCTGGTGTGAAAAGAGATATATTTATCCCTCTAGAGCCCCTTTGATAACCAAACGGTTTTGATGACGTTCGTAATGCTCAGTATTTATACGCCTGTTTACAGGACGTGTtatatggtataccgttgtccgtctgtccgtccgtcatcAACATGTTTGTACATTAACTCAAAACGCTTTAACCAatttaaatgaaacttttgtggtcgattgtttatatctattgttgtGAGttcccttttaatttttataaatttcagatttgacGTTTCCGAGTTTTgggtttttattaatttcaaaagggggattttttttccagttttcggacaataactcaaaaaaacACTTTCACGATGgaggtttaaaatttcaaaataaatgttcgtATCCTTTGTTGTGGAGTAATATATAAAAGTCTTTGGAGACAGTGGATGATCATTAGAACTTTACTAAGAATTAATGCAATACATAAATTCTAAAAATGATATCAGCTATGCTATAGTCAAGGGTTACAATCAAAATctcgtgatggatatacacacaccggaagttacagtagaactcgccgcttgaaaggttagtagttgcattttcttgtttatatcaattaaatattgATTGTAATTTGGCACACCGAATATCGGATAGTATGTTGTTTTAAATTCcacaattgtttttgctagaaagcgtgcagttattgcaaacacttcgaccacaggcacttgtttctgtcaatatggggtttactatccataccagtacTAAAAAAACACAAGGTAGCTAACGGAAATTTTCAATGTGTTCGCTTCaaccaatattttattactttcccTTGCCCCtttcacgaataaaagtacaccAGTCTTTCGgtaattgatttatctttacaatgaaacaactctcacgTACCTTGAGAATACCCCTCAAACAGTTTAACACACTTGAGATGAGAATTATTGACCTTTTTCCAGACCATTGAATTTGGACGGACTTAACTTCCGGTTTACTTAGGAAGTTAATATAACACAGCAATCTGATTGGTCGAATTCATCTGGTTACCTGTTTATTTATACTAGTTACCAGAAACCAGAAAAATGTGACCAATGGGATTGCACAGTTTTATTAACTTCCTAAGTAAACCGGAAGTTAAGTCCGTCCAAATTCAATGGTCTGGAAACAGGTCAATTATTCTCATCTCAAGTGTGTTAAACTGTTTGAGGGGTATTCTCAAGGTAcgtgagagttgtttcattgtaaagataaatcaattacCGAAAGACTggtgtacttttattcgtgaaaGGGGCAAgggaaagtaataaaatattggttGAAGCGAACACATTGAAAATTTCCGTTAGCTACCTTGTGTTTTTTTAgtactggtatggatagtaaacccatattgacagaaacaagtgcctgtgacttcgacacagttatctggtgaaattttggaactgtgtcgaggtgttagcattaactgcacgctttccagcaaggataattttgtatttcaaaactagatagtatccgacattcggtgcactgccttatttattaaattttattgatataagcAAGAAAATACGACTACTTACCTTTCAAGCGGTCTGCTCgactgttacttccggtgtgtgtatatccatcacgtgatttagattgtaccccttgatagtattttaaaagaaatgactCTGCGAGCATTTAAACCAGAAATATTGaattgtgaaatttttaatcaaatttatgcGAAAGAAAATAACACGAGGAGCTAAATgaaatgttataaatgaaatacgatagttttcttttaaagaatagCCGCTATAATGTCTGGCTAAAGATTATATTAACAACTATGTTTTCCATCCACATTCTTTAATACTAGTGacacattattttatgttattgtaGAGTGCCATACGGTGGTGATGGGTCGGTACCATGGAAACCATACAATATTGAAGACAAACATTATCTGAATTTAGACGATGAGATGGCACTAAAAAGTAACTACAAACCTGAAATATTGGACCTTTGGTCAAACCAACTACCAGCTACTGATTTGGAATCAGCGACTCCAGACACCGGTCAACGTGAtgaattatgattattttagTTTCAATGATATTTATCTGTTGTATTCCTTGTGTTTTGATATTGATAGagctttttataataaaacatatgtgTTAAAGGCACAAAGGACTGCTATCAGGATGTTTTTTTGATCGAGTGGTCATTTGACTTCTATGTAAATAGGAATAATGCTGGACTCCCCAAGTCAACATAAACTGATCCTAAACTTAAAGTATTcaaattctttataaaaagCCACATGTGCAATCTAGTTTTCAATCAGAAACTAGTGTATTGAACCTACTCAGCGAGATTTATTGTTACGCACGATTGTCATTCTGATATCGAGAAATAAGAAAGGTATAACTTTGaagaattttaatatataagttCAACTCCTCAAAAGAGCATTAAATCCAACCTAAAATCGTGTTGTCCAGGATTTTGAAATAACATGATTGTCGTTTTTCATTTGTCAATTCGGGGCTTTTAATAGTATAACTATGCGGTTTGGGTTTTGCTCGGCATTGAAGAATAACGGATGTtgacttataatttttaatttctgtgaaTTTTGGTCGCATGTAAAGAGCTGAGAGTTGTTAATTATACACCATCTTCTAATCTGTATATAAACACATAAAGTAGCATGCACTCCAACCTAAACCTTGTTATCTAGGGTTTTGCAATGATATGTGATATAGTTCATTATgcaaagtacattttttttagaagaaaGAAAAGCAAATATGACTAGATTAGGTGTACTTGActcatattttgaaaagtatttcaaaagaaatatataaaattcggttctattgttttaatttgttttgttcctTTAATCAACTTAAGATgtacaaatgttatttttaataaaaaaaataaaattgacaagtaACAATTTCAATCGGACAAGTTAGTTTTGGTATGTACTGTCCTAATGGacaagttgataaaaaaaaaaagctattgTAGAGGCAACTGGTCATTTCGATGGCAGCTGTATGCCACCATATATATACTTCTTTACTGTACCATGCTTGCTTTAATATACCAAGGAGAAATTCACTTAATATTGTATGATGCGTCATTAATATATTCACCCTGTGTTTTGTTCCTTATCATTAGCGTTTATGATTCTGTATTCTGTTGTGCAGtccatttgatttaaaaaaggttGTTGTGGTATTAGttgaaattcaaaatggttC
This is a stretch of genomic DNA from Mytilus trossulus isolate FHL-02 chromosome 6, PNRI_Mtr1.1.1.hap1, whole genome shotgun sequence. It encodes these proteins:
- the LOC134721107 gene encoding fatty acyl-CoA hydrolase precursor, medium chain-like; amino-acid sequence: MKSSLVCLIFTFLVVLIGADSNADTAVINAPSGPIKGLRLNYPKTGEPLFEFRGIPFAKPPIGSLRFQKTEPLEKRKEVHDGTKYGHICMQPGIDFIPESSRPAMSEDCLVLNVYVPRKLQGQKLSVMVWIHGGGFWIGYGHQYDGGKLAMEGNVIIVTINYRLGAFGLFSVGHSAARGNYGLWDQKMALQWVHDNIESFGGNPESVTLFGESAGGMSASFQSLIPSNKGLFQRVIAQSSVVSRFVLLKDSSVEKFVAEIAEKSSCPFDDKQIFVDCLRQKTADEFLKLSDVFASMPTDKMMFDCLGMPVVDHELFLEHPIKSLEDKSSDVSHFFRSLDFMAGATSNEGSVLYMMFPPSFQEHYAFNVTEGIPYKALCDGIVSPLVELWYANNSDVKDKLCKYYSAESIADQSLKATDAWADILFNFAINKMLEYHSGGNTYQYVVSKLSPKPVGGPPPSWFKGVGHGDELLYFFNITQFLSLDEEVVLNNEDKDFEKKMISYWTYFAKTGVPYGGDGSVPWKPYNIEDKHYLNLDDEMALKSNYKPEILDLWSNQLPATDLESATPDTGQRDEL